Below is a window of Thermoplasmata archaeon DNA.
TGAACAAAAATGCAAAACAAATAGGGCTGTGCAGACATAGTTACGGACTATTATCTCCGAACGATACTGTCTAAAATTCAAAAATTGATGCCAGTATGCAAACCACTTGCTGCATTTTTCTTATAAATTTTCAAACGGGTCTTTCAAAATTCCACCGATGCACTGAAAGTAACGCCTTTCGACACCAGCGCCAAGATTGATTGCCCCAAAGAACATCTTGGAAGAACTGTTTATCTGGTGATAATTTGACAGAACTACATGATAGATACTATCGGATGCTCAAAACCTTAGA
It encodes the following:
- a CDS encoding DUF2080 family transposase-associated protein translates to MDCPKEHLGRTVYLVII